A portion of the Melitaea cinxia chromosome 1, ilMelCinx1.1, whole genome shotgun sequence genome contains these proteins:
- the LOC123654720 gene encoding piggyBac transposable element-derived protein 4-like, which produces MAPGDPYERDQKRLLELFNEVETPESSEDPYADDGEYGSDKDYYPSGDESLSSDDAAGRRPQKHASNSSGESSSSSDSDDSEKTFCPSKDEQRNENISVTQNLHVSEATSSGIPLSSNDRLINQDDRPNSPDISDQLTSPISHAPRTSAEIPSVVEGWSDTVTDIPDFNFDNAASGIQVNIDNIENVMDFFHLVFPRNFVEYLVICTNNYGKSLCQTNKPHTRYSRKAVFRETNYEEMLKFLGLSLLKGHIKCPKQRNLFTLTKAMYYHPIFTYTMSGRRYEQLLRCLYASELEAKGQQKIIKFIDMLTINFRKIYSAGENLSLDESLLLFRGRLHFRQYIKSKKARYGIKFYELTTFDGYVLNILMYSGKETTNQNMDGDESKTEKLVLRLMRPYLLRGHHLFMDNYYNSVKLSQKLLDLNTHSTGTLRKSRKDNPKFITTKKLKKGEHVWARKNKVYVSNWKDKRPVLMVTTKVHPSIIEVSNRFGKSRLKPAEVDTYNRNMSGIDRCDQMVSYYSCPRKTIRWYKKVIFYMMDIVVWNAFFLYRKYKKNNSSLYSYINYREELIQEFIGLDKNLKGSDLIKTSSIHDNRRFRPTTTCTANIPDNDGSIIQGHWPEQMPARPGTTKKFAFLKCKFCTQKKIRKETSYRCKGCSDKPPLCPSCFEPYHASLLNPDDD; this is translated from the coding sequence ATGGCGCCTGGAGATCCGTACGAAAGGGATCAAAAACGGTTGTTAGAATTGTTCAATGAAGTTGAAACTCCGGAATCTAGTGAAGATCCATATGCTGATGATGGGGAATACGGGTCCGACAAGGACTACTATCCTTCAGGCGACGAGTCGTTGAGTTCTGACGATGCTGCTGGACGCCGCCCACAAAAACACGCTAGTAACTCATCTGGTGAGTCTTCTTCGTCTAGTGATTCGGATGATAGTGAAAAAACATTTTGCCCTTCCAAGGACGAACAACGGAATGAGAATATTTCAGTTACCCAAAACCTTCATGTTTCGGAGGCGACGTCATCTGGCATTCCTTTATCGTCAAACGATCGGCTTATAAATCAAGATGATCGCCCCAATTCACCAGATATTTCTGATCAGCTTACTAGCCCAATCAGTCATGCTCCCAGGACATCTGCTGAGATACCTTCAGTAGTAGAAGGTTGGTCTGACACGGTGACCGATATacctgattttaattttgataacgcTGCTTCTGGTATTCAAGTAAACATTGATAACATAGAAAATGTTATGGACTTTTTTCATCTTGTTTTTCCACGGAATTTCGTTGAATATCTGGTAATATGTActaataattatggtaaatctTTGTGCCAAACTAACAAACCACATACAAGATATAGCCGCAAAGCTGTCTTTCGTGAAACCAATTATGAAGAAATGCTGAAATTTCTAGGACTTAGCCTTCTGAAAGGTCATATAAAATGTCCTAAACAAAGGAACCTTTTTACTTTAACCAAAGCAATGTATTATCATCCGATCTTTACCTACACTATGTCAGGGCGACGGTATGAACAATTATTACGCTGTCTATATGCATCGGAATTGGAGGCTAAAGGACAACAGAAGATTATAAAATTCATAGATATGTTGACTATTAACTTCAGAAAAATATATAGTGCAGGCGAGAATTTGTCATTAGATGAGTCCCTACTTCTATTTCGGGGTCGGCTACATTTTCGACAATATATAAAGTCAAAAAAAGCCCGATACGGAATTAAATTCTATGAACTTACTACGTTTGATGGCTATGTACTCAATATATTGATGTACTCTGGTAAGGAAACAACAAATCAGAATATGGATGGCGATGAATCTAAGACAGAAAAACTAGTATTAAGGTTGATGCGGCCATATTTGCTTCGTGGTCATCACTTATTCATGGACAACTATTATAACTCTGTAAAGTTGTCACAGAAATTGCTTGATTTGAACACTCATAGCACCGGCACCTTACGTAAGAGTCGTAAAGATAATCCTAAATTTATTAcgacaaaaaaattgaaaaaaggcgaGCATGTATGGGCTCGCAAAAACAAGGTATATGTTTCCAATTGGAAAGATAAACGCCCTGTCCTGATGGTTACAACTAAAGTTCATCCCTCGATTATAGAAGTTTCAAACAGATTTGGCAAATCCCGTTTAAAGCCTGCCGAAGTTGATACATATAACAGAAACATGTCTGGCATTGATCGTTGTGATCAGATGGTATCTTACTATTCTTGTCCCCGAAAAACCATCAGATGGTACaagaaagtaatattttacatgATGGACATTGTAGTGTGGAACGCCTTTTttctttatagaaaatataaaaaaaataattcaagctTGTACTCGTACATAAACTACCGAGAAGAACTGATACAGGAATTTATTGGGCTGGACAAAAATTTGAAGGGAAGCGACTTGATAAAGACGTCCAGTATTCACGATAACAGGCGATTCCGACCCACGACGACATGCACTGCTAATATACCCGATAATGATGGGAGTATAATTCAAGGTCACTGGCCAGAACAAATGCCTGCACGACCTGGAACTACaaaaaaatttgcatttttGAAATGCaaattttgtacacaaaaaaaGATACGAAAGGAAACGAGTTATCGTTGTAAAGGCTGTTCTGATAAACCTCCTCTTTGCCCATCTTGCTTTGAACCATATCATGCAAGTTTACTAAATCCTGATgatgattaa